The Candoia aspera isolate rCanAsp1 chromosome 6, rCanAsp1.hap2, whole genome shotgun sequence genome has a segment encoding these proteins:
- the KY gene encoding kyphoscoliosis peptidase: MGTMEFPNVHSAVALEMLLVVHSEKRHTKPVWKLQEDKKGGSKTTGCAVRKQQVITPCSPQGTQVTVEVHSSNSTPLLFKKLSSGKGFQVNGKGRPRPPGLKDQHAYPWDNLCLKSMPLDLKQFEKLDAYAKKVTAKRSVEELVQTLLRVAHTDLEKVRAIWMWICHHIEYDVVGFHNKENQSYKPQDVLQSGKSICEGYAGLFEQMCSIAGVHCMNLSGYSKGYGYRMGQTFEGAYDHAWNAVYLDGRWHLVDSTWGSGSVDDCCSKFTFRYDELYFLTHPALFINNHFPDNNNWQLLKPTVALKEFENNMLYKSDFYKMGLLVAHPETPIIHTVNGKVTVVVESCSPMLFMFELKGTKEYSLMTLKRNGMNLELYPQKMGSHKLQIYAKPPKGSEEVYICVLEYNIECSSVDRNVCFPKELHQPVGPSWFTERQGILRPSQKGPVIHTNDGCCDLSFILSKDLSILASLHSDSVSLSEDVGRRHILQQCQGNQINFKIHLPHAGNFAFKIFAKKKSDPGNYNYIFNYLICCPNTKVKWPMFPQNYSKWAESYELVEPLAALLPANHNIKFKLKLHSIAKAFVQCEKTCPLSLSKDGYWEGSCNTSGCTEIYVMVLENANHKFYSHILKYEVESQ, encoded by the exons GAACCCAGGTGACAGTAGAAGTTCATAGTAGCAATTCTACCCCACTGTTATTCAAGAAGCTCTCCTCTGGGAAAG GTTTTCAAGTGAATGGGAAAGGCAGACCCCGCCCACCTGGACTGAAAGACCAGCATG CTTATCCATGGGACAACTTGTGCTTAAAATCCATGCCTTTGGACCTGAAGCAGTTTGAAAAATTGGATGCATAtgcaaaaaag GTGACTGCCAAGAGAAGTGTGGAAGAGTTAGTGCAAACCTTGCTCCGTGTAGCACATACTGATCTGGAGAAAGTTAGGGCCATTTGGATGTGGATATGCCACCACATTG AATACGATGTTGTAGGTTTCCATAATAAAGAGAATCAGTCTTACAAGCCCCAGGATGTCCTTCAGAGTGGAAAGAGCATTTGTGAGGGATACGCTGGGCTCTTTGAACAAATGTGCAG CATTGCAGGGGTACACTGCATGAATTTATCTGGTTATTCCAAAGGCTATGGCTACAGAATGGGGCAGACCTTTGAAGGAGCGTACGACCATGCCTGGAATGCAGTTTACCTTGATGGAAGGTGGCATTTGGTGGACAGCACTTGGGGCAGTGGCTCGGTTGATGACTGTTGCAGCAAGTTTACCTTCAG ATATGatgaactttatttcctcacCCACCCTGCCCTCTTTATTAATAATCATTTTCCAGACAACAACAACTGGCAGCTACTTAAACCAACTGTGGCATTAAAAGAGTTTGAAAATAACATGCTGTACAAGAGCGACTTTTACAAGATGGGATTGCTGGTGGCCCATCCAGAAACACCAATTATTCATACAG TAAATGGAAAAGTCACAGTAGTGGTGGAGAGCTGTTCCCCAATGCTGTTCATGTTTGAACTGAAAGGGACAAAGGAATATAGCTTGATGACTCTGAAGAGGAATGGGATGAATCTGGAACTATACCCACAGAAGATGGGAAGTCATAAACTGCAGATCTATGCCAAACCACCCAAAGGCTCTGAAGAAGTTTACATCTGCGTCCTAGAATACAACATTGAATGCAGCTCTGTAGACAGGAATGTTTGTTTCCCAAAGGAACTCCATCAACCAGTTGGGCCTAGCTGGTTCACAGAGAGACAAGGGATCCTCAGACCTTCACAAAAAGGTCCAGTTATTCATACTAATGATGGCTGCTGCGACCTCAGCTTCATCCTTAGTAAAGACTTGAGCATTTTAGCCTCACTGCATTCAGACAGTGTAAGCCTCAGTGAGGATGTGGGAAGACGGCATATCTTACAACAATGCCAAGGAAACCAAATAAACTTTAAGATCCATCTTCCGCATGCTGGGAATTTTGCTTTCAAAATCTTTGCTAAGAAGAAGTCAGATCCTGGTAACTATAACTATATCTTTAATTACCTCATCTGTTGCCCAAACACTAAGGTCAAATGGCCAATGTTCCCTCAGAATTACAGCAAGTGGGCAGAAAGCTATGAACTAGTGGAACCTCTAGCTGCATTGCTACCAGCCAATCACAACATCAAGTTCAAACTTAAACTTCACAGCATTGCCAAAGCATTTGTTCAATGTGAAAAAACCTGCCCCTTGTCTCTTAGTAAGGACGGCTACTGGGAGGGATCCTGCAACACTTCTGGATGCACAGAGATATATGTGATGGTGTTGGAGAATGCTAACCACAAATTTTACTCACATATTTTGAAATATGAAGTTGAGTCACAGTAA